The genomic stretch TACTTAAACCATCAATAAGGTTTTGCTTTAAAGTTCGGTTACTGTATTCGTTTCCAATCATGAATACGACGACAATAGCAAAAAATATTTTGAAATAAGCGACAAAAAATGGCACAACATGCCAAATGTATGGGAACTCAAATATCTTGGTTTGAGATAAATCAATAGGATATCCGAAGAAATTAATTTTTACAGAGGAAAGGATTAATATGGAAAGCGGTAAAATAAACGAGATGTAAATTAACACTTTACTCATTTTATTTAACCACAATTTTTGAAATTCTATTTTTAATAAACGGATCATAGTCGGTAAGGAATGAAATTAGTTAGATTGGTTTTCAGTAAGGATTAAGAATTGCTCTTCCAAGCTTTCTTTTCGTTGCACTAAGTGTGATAATACAATGCCTTCTTGAAACATTTTGGTGTTAAATTCGGATGAACTCAATGGTGCATTTAAGAAAGCAGTAATAAGTCCGTCTTCTTGTTTAATTTTACCAAAAGTGGAATCATTCTCTAAATAAGAAAGTAATTTGTCTTTATGCTCCGTTTTGAGTTCAAAAAATCCTTGACTCGAAACCATTTCATCTACACGACCCGAATATATTTTTTCTCCTTTTCGTAAAATTACAACGTGCGAACATACTTTTTCAACTTCATCCAAAAGGTGAGAAGCTAATAAAATGGTTGTTCCTTGTGAAGCAATTCGTTTTATAATCTCTCTAATTTGATGAATTCCTTGCGGATCCAATCCGTTAGTTGGTTCATCTAAAATTAAAATTTCAGGATCATTCAATAGGGCAGAAGCAATGGCTAAACGTTGTTTCATTCCTAAAGAATAGGTTCGGAATTTACTATTTTTTCGTTCTAACAAACCAACGAGTTCCAATTTGTCGTTAATTTTATCAGTAGATACATTTTTAATCCTACACACTAACCTTAAATTATCGAAAGCTGACATGTACGGGTAAAAATTTGGATGTTCAATAATAGCACCGACTTTCTTTAACGCATCGTGTACAGCAACATCGCCGTTGAACCAATGGAAATCTCCAGAAGATTTATTGACAACATTTAAAACCATTCCTAATGTGGTAGATTTTCCACTTCCGTTAGGCCCCAAAATGCCGTATACATTTCCCTTTTCTATGGTAAATGATAAGTTTTGTACTGCTTTTATATACCCGAAATTTTTACTCAGGTTTTGCAGTGATAGAATAGAATTCGAATTTTTCAATATAAATTGGTTTTTTGATTGATTGTATATAGTTGACGACTCAAATTAGGATTTGTTACAAAAGATAAATAAAAAGCCCTTATTCGTAAGGAATAAGGGCTTTTCTATAATTGGAATAATTTACTAAGATTTCTCTTCTTTATTAAAATAAACCAAGTAATAATACATTTGCTTTTCTTCATCCCAACCTTTTTCTACAAACTTCTCTGCAGATTCTGGATTGATAAAGTCAAGCTTAATTTGAATATGTGTATCTAAATTAATCGTGTTCTTAATGCTCTTTCTTGCCGAAGAAACTGCTTTGTTAGCAATTGGGAAAGTTGAAATATCTTCAATGCTATATTTCGGGCCTTTTTCTACTTTGTAATGCTTAAATTCTGGAATCAAATCTGGGTTTTCAATCACGTCGTTTAAAAATTCTGTCTCTTCAAACGTATCGTTTTTGGCAAAATGATTCACGGCTCTGTTCATAAACATTACCTCTTCTTTTTTATCTTCCGCAGGAAAAACAACATCTTTTGCAAAATTTTGACAGAACTTTAAATATTTCTTTGTGTAAAAGTTTTCATCGGCAAATGCGTCAACTCCTAAAAAGTGATCCAACCAATATTTAGTATCGTATTTATTACTGTCAACAGAAAGAATTTTGTAACCTTCTTCTTTTTTTACATTAAAAATGATGCAACCTTTGTCCAACTTATTCAATGAAACTCCTTGTTGAAACAACACTTCTAAATTAGTTCCTTTTTCTTCGAATTGAAGGAAATCGTTTTTAATCTCTGATTTGAAAATTCCGATAGCGTCAACTTTCTCGTTGTCAATCACTACATTTTCAAAATAACCAACGAATACTTCACCATTTTTAATATGTGGATGTTTTGATTGTTCAAACAATAAAGAAGTGATCTTTTTTGAATTTTCATGAACTGAAGATGGATCGTTAAAAATAGCCGTTGCAATTGTATATAATTGATTGAATTCTAAATCAACTTCATTAACAAATTGAAAATAATTTTCTTCTTTCTCTCTAAATGGTTTAAAAAAATACTCTTTCAATAAAGGCGTCAATTCGTCTGTTAACTGATATGGCGTTTCCGAAAGGAATATTTCTTCATTTCTACTTTTGTTTCCTACTTTATGAATAGAAAGGGAATCTATTTGTGCACTGTATAAATTGATCATTATAGTGTGTTTGTTTATTTCGTGTAAATGTAGTCTTCGAGTGCCTCAGACTACGTTTTTGATACAATAATAAGTTTTATTTTTCAAAAATTAGTATTTCTAAAAACTGTCTAAAGAACTCAAAGAATGTTGGCTGAGCTTTTGTCGAAGCCGAAGCTAGTTCCAGTTTTCGTCAAAATTTAAACTATCATAATCGTTGACATCCAAATCGTCATCGTGTTCGTCAAATCCGTATGGATCTTCGTCTTGGTCAGCTTCAAACTGCTTGTCTGGCGCGCTATCAGGAAGTACTCCGTGAGAAAATAATAAGTTTGGATAAATCTGTCCAGTTAGCGGATCTGCAATTTCAGCAAGTTCGACCAAAAGTGTCCACATATTCATGAAATCGTATACGTAAATCATTTTGAGTTGCGCTTCCGAAAAAATACTATCTAGCTTGGTTTCATTCATCAATAAAATAGAATCGTGTCCTTCACTCATATCAAACTGAGAAATTTCTTCTCCTTGATTCCATTCATCATCACTCACATAAAAAGAAGCCATTTCCATTCCGTCAAATCCAAACGCTTGAATAATAGCGTTGTGGAAATCTTCAAAAGTGGCATCTTCTTGAATTTCAATATCTCTAAAGACATCTTCTTTTGCATCTAATA from Kordia antarctica encodes the following:
- a CDS encoding ABC transporter ATP-binding protein; translation: MKNSNSILSLQNLSKNFGYIKAVQNLSFTIEKGNVYGILGPNGSGKSTTLGMVLNVVNKSSGDFHWFNGDVAVHDALKKVGAIIEHPNFYPYMSAFDNLRLVCRIKNVSTDKINDKLELVGLLERKNSKFRTYSLGMKQRLAIASALLNDPEILILDEPTNGLDPQGIHQIREIIKRIASQGTTILLASHLLDEVEKVCSHVVILRKGEKIYSGRVDEMVSSQGFFELKTEHKDKLLSYLENDSTFGKIKQEDGLITAFLNAPLSSSEFNTKMFQEGIVLSHLVQRKESLEEQFLILTENQSN
- a CDS encoding nucleoid-associated protein; this encodes MINLYSAQIDSLSIHKVGNKSRNEEIFLSETPYQLTDELTPLLKEYFFKPFREKEENYFQFVNEVDLEFNQLYTIATAIFNDPSSVHENSKKITSLLFEQSKHPHIKNGEVFVGYFENVVIDNEKVDAIGIFKSEIKNDFLQFEEKGTNLEVLFQQGVSLNKLDKGCIIFNVKKEEGYKILSVDSNKYDTKYWLDHFLGVDAFADENFYTKKYLKFCQNFAKDVVFPAEDKKEEVMFMNRAVNHFAKNDTFEETEFLNDVIENPDLIPEFKHYKVEKGPKYSIEDISTFPIANKAVSSARKSIKNTINLDTHIQIKLDFINPESAEKFVEKGWDEEKQMYYYLVYFNKEEKS
- a CDS encoding IS1096 element passenger TnpR family protein produces the protein MIYRFRVILDAKEDVFRDIEIQEDATFEDFHNAIIQAFGFDGMEMASFYVSDDEWNQGEEISQFDMSEGHDSILLMNETKLDSIFSEAQLKMIYVYDFMNMWTLLVELAEIADPLTGQIYPNLLFSHGVLPDSAPDKQFEADQDEDPYGFDEHDDDLDVNDYDSLNFDENWN